The DNA region GGAAAGACGGTGGTGGGAAGGGCACTTCCGCCCGCCAACCCGCAGGCCGCGACCGAACCGTGGGCCCGGGTGCTGGCAATCGCCCCGGCGAGCGTGTCCCCGCCCACGCTGTCCACCACGCCCGCCCAGCGTTCCTTTTCGAGGGGGCGCCCCAGGGCGGGCAACTCCTCGCGCCCGATCACGTTCGCGGCACCGAGGGAGCGCAGGTAAGCCTCCTCCTCCCGCCGCCCGGTGCTCGCCGTGACCGTGTGGCCCGCCGCCGTCAGGAGGGCGACCGCCGTGCTCCCGACGCCGCCCGCCGCGCCCGTGACGAGGACCTCGCCGCTCCCGGGCGCGACCCCGTGTTCTCCGAGGCTCAACACCGCCAGCATCGCGGTGAAGCCCGCCGTGCCGACGCTCATGGCCCACTCGGGGGTGGTGCCGGGCGGCAGGGGCACGAGCCACGCCGCGCGCACCCGCGCGTACTCGGCATAACCGCCGTCCTGCCGCTCGCCGATGCCCCAGCCCGTGAGCACCACGGCGTCGCCCGGCTGGTAGGTGCCCGTCTCGTCACTGACCACGGTTCCGGCGAGGTCGATGCCGGGCGTCATCGGGTACGACCGCAGGACGCCCGGTTTGCCCGCCACGGCGAGGCCGTCTTTGTAGTTCAGGCTGGAGTGGGTCACCCGCACGACCGTATCCCCGGCGGGGAGGTCTTCGGGCGTGAGGCTCTGGAACTCGGCGCGGAAGCCCGCGTCGTCCTTCACGGCACGCAGGGCGCGGAACTGTTCGGGCAGGGTGGGCTGGGTCATGGGGAAACCTCCTCGGGGAAAGGGGCCGGGGTTGTGGATGCCGGACAAGCCTACCCCGGGAAGCGAGGAGGGCTGCGTTACCGGGGGGGTACGGGACCTGCACGCCTGTAGAGTTCCGGTATGCACACTCCCCACAGCCGGGCTGAACTGCTTGCGCGGATCGCGTTCGAGCGGCAACTGTGGCAGGACACCGTGGAGGCCATCGGTCCACGCCACGCCCTTGCACCGGGCGCAATGGGGCGAGACTGGACCTTCCTCGATCTGGTGGCCCACCTCACGACGTGGTGGCGGTGGGAGGTGGCGAACGTCGCCCTGATTCGGCGTGGAGAGCGGCCTTCCCCCCCTCCTTCCCGTGAGGAGGTGCAGGTGATCAACGCCTGGACGCAACTCACCAACCGGGACCGTGCCTGGAAGGACGTGACACGCGACGCCGCCGAGACGTGGGACCAGTTGGCGGCAGGTGTGGCCGCGCTGCCCGAGCAAGACCTACTCGCCGTGGGAGGATTTGAATGGCTGGGCGACGAGGGCCTTGGTCAGCGCCTGCTGGTGGGCTTCCTGGACCACTGGCACGTCGAGCACGAGCCGAAAGCCCGCGCCCTGCTGGACGACCTGACCGCGCGGGGTTAGACGCTCACGGGGTGGGACTGACGTAGAACCAAAGTTGATTGTTCCCTCATCCCCCGACCGCTACACTCGCCCCGTGCGCCGCCGTGCCGTTCTCCTCCTCCTGCTTCTCCTCGCCGGGCTGGTCGCCCTGCTCTCCCCCGCCGCCCCGGCCCTGGCCCGCTACGGGGCCTTGCCCCGCAAGGCGGACGGCCCGGTCACGCTGCTGCTGGCGGGCGTCACACCGAACTACCCGCCCAGCCCGGTGTGGCCCTACCCGGCGGCCCCCGAGGACTACAGCGGCCTGACCGATACCATCGTCCTCGCGCAGTTCCGGCCGGACGGCACGGCGAACCTGCTCTCCATCCCACGCGACACCTGGATGAACATTCCCGGCTGGGGCTGGGGCAAGATCAACGGCTCGAACGTCCACGGGGGGCCCGAGATGCTGGTGGACGCCGTGCAGCGCCTGACGGGCGTGCGGGTGGACGGGTACGCCCTGCTCTCGCTCCACGCCGTGCGCTCGCTTACCGACGCGGCGGGCGGAGTGACCCTCGATGTGCCGCAGCGCATGAAGTACGACGACAATGCGGGAAAGCTCCACATCGACCTGCAACCGGGGCGCCAGCATCTCAGCGGCGGGCAGGCCGAGGGCTTCCTGCGCTTTCGCAAGGACGGCCTGGGCGACATCGGGCGGGTGGCGCGGCAGCAGACCTACCTGTCGGCGATGGTGGGTCAGGTGAAAAGTCCGGTCAACTGGTGGCGCCTACCCGGCATGGTCGCCGCGCTGAACGCGAACACGAAGTCCAACCTGACGCGGGAGGAGGTCGGCGCCGTCCTCGGCTCGGCGCTGGCGGGGCTGAAGGTCAACATGCACACCGTTCCCGGCTCCTTCGGCGGGGGCGGGACCTGGCTTCCCGACCGCGCGGCCCTGGAGGCTATCGTCCGCGAGCACTTCCGCGACCCGAACGACCCCCGCTTCCTCACCGTGGCGGTCGTGAACGTCGGGGCGCCCGGCGGCTCCGCCCGCCGCCTCAAGGCCCGGCTGGAGGAGCTGGGCTACCAGGACGTGCGGATTTCCGACGGCCCGCGCGCCGACGTGCCCACCACCGTCACCGGCAAGGCCGCCTCCGCCGTCCTGCGCGACGTGGGCCACGGGCAACTCTCCGACGCGGAGGGCGTTCCCGGCGCGGACGTGACCGTGCGCCTGGGGAGCGACACGCCCGCGAACTGATGGGCTCTCCCCGTGAGCGGTGTCCGAACTCAACGGGAGAAATCTGAATCGATTCAGCCCGCCGCCCTTCCTGCTACGCTCGGCGGGTGACGCACCCTCTTACCGGCGATCTCCAGTGGTGGCAGAGCGGAATCATCTACCAGATTTATCCGCGCTCCTTTCAGGACGCCTCGGGCGATGGCGTGGGCGACCTGCGCGGGATCACCTCAAGGCTGGGGTACGTGGCCTCGCTGGGGGTGGAGGCGGTGTGGCTTTCCCCCATCTTCACGAGCCCCATGCGCGACTTCGGGTACGACGTGGCCGACTACGTAGGCATCGACCCCCTCTTCGGCACGCTGGAGGATTTCGACGCGCTGGTGGCGGAGGCGGGGCGACTGGGGTTGAAGGTGATGCTCGACTTCGTGCCCAACCACACCTCGTCCGACCATCCGTGGTTCCGGGAGGCGTTGACCGGGCGCGGGAGCCCGAAGCGCGACTGGTACGTGTGGCGCGACGCGGCCCCGGACGGCGGCCCCCCGAACAACTGGAAGTCCTTTTTCGGGGGCGGCGCATGGACGCTCGACGAGGCCAGCGGGCAGTATTACCTCCACCAGTTCCTGCCCAGTCAGCCCGACCTCAACTGGCGCAACCCCAAGGTGCGCGCGGCGATGGCGGACGTGCTGCGTTTCTGGATGCAGCGGGGAGTGGACGGCTTCCGGGTGGACGTGATCTGGCTGCTGGCGGAGGACGAGCGCTTTCTGGACGAGCCGGAGAACCCCGAGTGGCGGCCCGGGCAGCCCGAGCACAATAGCCTCCTGCACATCTACACCCAGGACCAGCCCGAAACTCACGCGTACATCCGTGAGTTGCGGCAGGTCCTCGACGAATTCTCGGCGCCGGGGCACGACCGGATGATGGTGGGAGAGATCTACCTTCCGGTGGACCGCCTGCTTCCCTTCGCGGGCACGCGGGACGCGCCGATGGTCCATCTGCCCTTCAACTTCCACCTGATCCTGATGCCGTGGGACGCCGCGCAGGTGCGCGCCTTCGCCGACATGTACGACGCGGCGTGCCGGGCGGCCGCCTCGTGGCCGAACTGGGTCCTCGGCAACCACGACCAGCACCGCTTCAAGACGCGGGTGGGGGCGGCGCAGTACCGGGTGGCTCAGACGCTGCTCCTGACCCTGCGCGGCACGCCGACCGCCTACTACGGTGACGAGATCGGCATGGAGAACGTGCCCATCCCCGTAGGCAAGATGGTGGACCCGGCGGGCCTCCAGCAGCCCGACGTGCCGAGCGCCAGCCGCGACCCCGAACGCACCCCGATGCAGTGGGACACCTCCCCAAATGCGGGGTTCGCCCCGGCGGACGCGACCCCCTGGCTCCCCCTCGCCGCCGACTTCGAGACGGTGAACGTACGGGCGCAGGAGGACGACCCCACGAGCGACCTGAACTACTTCCGGGCCCTGACCTGGTTGCGCCGCGAGCACTCCGCCCTGATCGGCGGCGACTACCGCTCGCTGGAGACCGGCTTTGCCGACGTGTTCGCCTTCGAGCGGACGCTGGGGGATGAGCGCCTGACCGTCCTGCTCAACTTCGGCGGCGAGGAGCGCGACCTGGGCGAGACCGCGTGGGGGACAACGCTCCTGAGCAGCCGGAACGATACCCCGGCGAGCGGCGCCGCGCTGAGGCCGAACGAGGCGCGGATTCTGGGGTAGGGGCGGCGCCCGGAGCGCAAGGGTGGGCTTGAGCAAGATTCGCAGGCCTACCCTGAGCTTTTTCCCCCTCCCCCTTGAGGGGGGAGGTTGGGAGGGGGTGAACAGGCACGACCCGGAGCGCTGCGGGAGGGCCAGGCATCCCGCAAGCGACTGGGCGGGTCACACCCCCTCCGCTCCGCAACTTTGCCAGTCGCCCACGAGGGAGAAAGACACCACGAGCGACCCCTCAATACGGCAACCCCGACAGCCCCAGCAGCGTCTCCCGCACCGCGTGGGCGCTGGCCGGGCGGCGGGCGCGGTCGGGGTCGGTGAGGGCGGCGTAGAGGGGGGCGAGGGGGTCGGGGCCGAACAGGACGGGAGCGCCGGGCTCGGGCAGTTCCCCCGTCAATCCCCAGCCCAGCAGCACGCCGACGCCATAAAGGTCGCTCTCGGGGCCGAGGGGCTCGCCGCGCGCCGCCTCCGGGCTCTGGAAGGCGGCGGTGCCCACGCGGGTGGGGACGGGAAAGACCTCGCGCACCGGGCCCGACAGGTCGAGGTCCACCACGGTCGCGCCGCCACCTTGCTCCACGAGCACGTTCTCGGGCTTGAGGTCGCGGTGGACGAGCCCGCGCGTGTGCAGGTGGTCGAGCGCCCCGAGCACGTGGGCGAGGGTGAGCAAAAAGGTGCGGCGATCACAGGTCAGGGCGGGCCGCCGGAGGTAACGCTCGAAGAGGGTGACGCCGCGCGCGAGCGTCATGACGAGGGCGGGACGGTCTTCCACCTGCGTGGCAGCCAGCACCCGGACGAGGCGCGGGTGGTCGAGTCCGCTCGCGTGGCGGTACTCCCGTACGGCATGCTGAGTGTAGGCGGCCTCGAAGATTTTGACCGCGCACGCCTGCCCCTGTGGCCCCACCGCGAAATAAACGACGCTGTGCGACCCGCGACCGAGGGGGCGCACGAGCCTGACCCCCTCCCCCACCATCTGACCCGCCAGCGGCATTTCACCCAACGTTAACCTATCTGGGGCGGCCGTGGAGGTGAGATCGGCGGCAAACGGAAAGCGCCCCGGTGGGGGACGCTTCCTCGGGGCGCAAAGCCCGGGTTCAGCTCAGCGACTCGTCCTTCGTCCCAGACATTCCCGCGCCCGTCATCTGCTGGGTCTCGGCGTAGGCCTGGGGCATGGGGGGCGCGAGCATGGGCTCCTGGCCCATCGGCTGGGCGGCGACGAGACGGAACTCGCCCATGCCGTCGAGCGAGGGACCCTGGGTCCAGCGGCCCTGCGGGGGCTGCACGCCCTCGATCCCGGTGAAGACGTAATCGTAGCTCACGTCGCGCAGTTCCTCCTTCACCGGGAAGGAGTTGGGGATGGGCAGGGTGCCCTGATGACCGCCCAATTCCTCGATCACGGCGAGCCACTGCTGCTGGTGCATGGTGTCCCGGGCGATCAGGAAGCGCAGCATGTCCTTCATGCCGGGGTCGTCGGTCAGCTCGAAGAGGCGGCAGGCCAGGGCGCGGCCCGTCGCCTCGGCGGTCACGTTGGAGTACATGTCGGCGGCGAGGTTGCCGCTGGCGTACACATGCGAGCCGTCGAAGGGCACGCCGTTGGCGTCGGAGGCTAGCGCCGCCATGCCCGCCGAGAGGTACTGGCGGGGGTCCCCGCCGCCCATCACGGCCTCCACGAGGGGGTTGGCCTTGGCGGCGGCCTCCTGCATGGTGCTGGAAGCCCCCTCCAGGTTCATCGCCACGGCGGTCGCCAGCATCTCGATGTGGGCGATCTCCTCGGTGCCGGTGGCGAGCAGCATGTCACGGTACTTCTTGGGGCCGCGTGCGCCGAACGCCTGGAAGAGGTACTGGAGGCACACCCGCATTTCGCCCTCCACGCCGCCAATCGCCTGTTGCAGGGCGCGGGCGAAGCGTGGGTCGGGCGTCTCGACGCGAACGGGGTACTGCAACTTGCCGTCGTAATAGAACATGATTTCTCCCCTCTCGCCGCTTGGAACGGCCAGTGCCGCCAATTCAAACAAAGGTCAGCGTGTGCCCCGTGAATCCCGCCTTCACGCCGGGGGCGAGAAACCTTTAGCCAGAGGCCAGAATGAATCGCAACCCCGTTTCCGCCGCCCCTAGAATCGCCCCATGTCGGACTTCGGGTTGGTGCTGGGGGGCGGGGGCGCGCGGGGCCTCGCCCATATCGGGGTCTGGCGGGTGCTGGAGGAAGAAGGACTGCGCCCGAGGGTGCTGGCGGGCACGAGCATCGGCGGGCTCGTCGCGGCCTTTATCGCGGCGGGCTTCTCGGCCGAGGACCTGACGCGGGTGTCGGGTGCGGTGTCGTGGCGGCGGCTCCTCGACTGGCGGCTGGGGCGGGGCCTGCTGAACGCGGTGGCCTTCGAGGCGTGGCTGGGGGCGAACCTTCCCCCCACCTTCGAGGAACTGCGCACCCCGCTGGCGGTGACGGCGACCGACGTGCTCACCGGGCGGCAGGTGTACCTGTCGAGCGGCAGGCTCTTCCCGGCACTGCGGGCGACGACCGCCTACCCCGGCGCCATCGACCCGGTGCCCCAGGGGGACATGCTGCTCGCCGACGGGGGCGTCCTCAATCAGGTGCCGGTGGACGCCGCGCTCTTTTTAGGGGTTCACCGGGTGGTGGCGGTGGACGTGACCGCATCCGGTCCCCTCGAACTGCCCGCGCGGCGCCGTCTGTGGCGGCGGGAGGCGGAGGCGCACCTGGGGCCCGTTCAGGCACTGCGGCGGGCCGCCGACATCATGCAGGCGCAATTGACCGACGCGCGGCTGAGCCTTTACCGCCCGGACGTGCTGCTGCGGCCCGCCGTGGTGGGGGTGGACCTCCAGAGCTTCCACCGGGGCACGCAGGCAATCCAGGCGGGGGAGGAGGCCGCGCGGGCCGAGTTGCCCCGGCTGCGGGCTCTGGCCTCCTGACCAGAGGGGACCTTTCGCCGTGCGGGCGGGGGTCAGCGTCCGCTAT from Deinococcus aetherius includes:
- a CDS encoding LCP family protein encodes the protein MRRRAVLLLLLLLAGLVALLSPAAPALARYGALPRKADGPVTLLLAGVTPNYPPSPVWPYPAAPEDYSGLTDTIVLAQFRPDGTANLLSIPRDTWMNIPGWGWGKINGSNVHGGPEMLVDAVQRLTGVRVDGYALLSLHAVRSLTDAAGGVTLDVPQRMKYDDNAGKLHIDLQPGRQHLSGGQAEGFLRFRKDGLGDIGRVARQQTYLSAMVGQVKSPVNWWRLPGMVAALNANTKSNLTREEVGAVLGSALAGLKVNMHTVPGSFGGGGTWLPDRAALEAIVREHFRDPNDPRFLTVAVVNVGAPGGSARRLKARLEELGYQDVRISDGPRADVPTTVTGKAASAVLRDVGHGQLSDAEGVPGADVTVRLGSDTPAN
- a CDS encoding serine/threonine-protein kinase; translated protein: MPLAGQMVGEGVRLVRPLGRGSHSVVYFAVGPQGQACAVKIFEAAYTQHAVREYRHASGLDHPRLVRVLAATQVEDRPALVMTLARGVTLFERYLRRPALTCDRRTFLLTLAHVLGALDHLHTRGLVHRDLKPENVLVEQGGGATVVDLDLSGPVREVFPVPTRVGTAAFQSPEAARGEPLGPESDLYGVGVLLGWGLTGELPEPGAPVLFGPDPLAPLYAALTDPDRARRPASAHAVRETLLGLSGLPY
- a CDS encoding manganese catalase family protein, translating into MFYYDGKLQYPVRVETPDPRFARALQQAIGGVEGEMRVCLQYLFQAFGARGPKKYRDMLLATGTEEIAHIEMLATAVAMNLEGASSTMQEAAAKANPLVEAVMGGGDPRQYLSAGMAALASDANGVPFDGSHVYASGNLAADMYSNVTAEATGRALACRLFELTDDPGMKDMLRFLIARDTMHQQQWLAVIEELGGHQGTLPIPNSFPVKEELRDVSYDYVFTGIEGVQPPQGRWTQGPSLDGMGEFRLVAAQPMGQEPMLAPPMPQAYAETQQMTGAGMSGTKDESLS
- a CDS encoding MDR family oxidoreductase, which gives rise to MTQPTLPEQFRALRAVKDDAGFRAEFQSLTPEDLPAGDTVVRVTHSSLNYKDGLAVAGKPGVLRSYPMTPGIDLAGTVVSDETGTYQPGDAVVLTGWGIGERQDGGYAEYARVRAAWLVPLPPGTTPEWAMSVGTAGFTAMLAVLSLGEHGVAPGSGEVLVTGAAGGVGSTAVALLTAAGHTVTASTGRREEEAYLRSLGAANVIGREELPALGRPLEKERWAGVVDSVGGDTLAGAIASTRAHGSVAACGLAGGSALPTTVFPFILRGVNLLGIDSVNCPQERRQAAWTRLARDLPADRLAEVTQVRPLSDVPALAGEILAGRVRGRTVVDVQC
- a CDS encoding patatin-like phospholipase family protein; this encodes MSDFGLVLGGGGARGLAHIGVWRVLEEEGLRPRVLAGTSIGGLVAAFIAAGFSAEDLTRVSGAVSWRRLLDWRLGRGLLNAVAFEAWLGANLPPTFEELRTPLAVTATDVLTGRQVYLSSGRLFPALRATTAYPGAIDPVPQGDMLLADGGVLNQVPVDAALFLGVHRVVAVDVTASGPLELPARRRLWRREAEAHLGPVQALRRAADIMQAQLTDARLSLYRPDVLLRPAVVGVDLQSFHRGTQAIQAGEEAARAELPRLRALAS
- a CDS encoding alpha-amylase family glycosyl hydrolase, producing MTHPLTGDLQWWQSGIIYQIYPRSFQDASGDGVGDLRGITSRLGYVASLGVEAVWLSPIFTSPMRDFGYDVADYVGIDPLFGTLEDFDALVAEAGRLGLKVMLDFVPNHTSSDHPWFREALTGRGSPKRDWYVWRDAAPDGGPPNNWKSFFGGGAWTLDEASGQYYLHQFLPSQPDLNWRNPKVRAAMADVLRFWMQRGVDGFRVDVIWLLAEDERFLDEPENPEWRPGQPEHNSLLHIYTQDQPETHAYIRELRQVLDEFSAPGHDRMMVGEIYLPVDRLLPFAGTRDAPMVHLPFNFHLILMPWDAAQVRAFADMYDAACRAAASWPNWVLGNHDQHRFKTRVGAAQYRVAQTLLLTLRGTPTAYYGDEIGMENVPIPVGKMVDPAGLQQPDVPSASRDPERTPMQWDTSPNAGFAPADATPWLPLAADFETVNVRAQEDDPTSDLNYFRALTWLRREHSALIGGDYRSLETGFADVFAFERTLGDERLTVLLNFGGEERDLGETAWGTTLLSSRNDTPASGAALRPNEARILG
- a CDS encoding ClbS/DfsB family four-helix bundle protein, whose product is MHTPHSRAELLARIAFERQLWQDTVEAIGPRHALAPGAMGRDWTFLDLVAHLTTWWRWEVANVALIRRGERPSPPPSREEVQVINAWTQLTNRDRAWKDVTRDAAETWDQLAAGVAALPEQDLLAVGGFEWLGDEGLGQRLLVGFLDHWHVEHEPKARALLDDLTARG